In Methanosarcina siciliae T4/M, one genomic interval encodes:
- the pylD gene encoding 3-methylornithyl-N6-L-lysine dehydrogenase PylD, with protein sequence MALLTPEDLENINRQLQEADSTVRRVTGLDIKGVCKDFYGMTPCCEKVGIVPVTSGNGIIGNFSGSLHVITEYFGFDSFVTAMPDVSGYYEAVRNGARIILMADDNTFLAHNLKNGKIANNQPCTGRIYAEIASRYLKADSKDVLVVGLGKVGFPGAAHLVNKGFRVYGYDSDKALLEKTVSDLGITLFEPENPRKFSIIFEATPCADTVPEFVISENCVISTPGIPCAISRELQEKYGVELVMEPLGIGTASMLYSVL encoded by the coding sequence ATGGCACTTTTAACCCCGGAAGACCTGGAAAACATTAACAGACAGCTTCAGGAAGCTGATTCTACTGTACGGAGAGTTACAGGGCTTGACATAAAAGGAGTCTGCAAAGACTTCTACGGCATGACCCCATGCTGTGAAAAAGTAGGCATCGTACCTGTGACCTCGGGAAACGGGATCATAGGAAATTTCTCGGGATCCCTGCATGTAATTACCGAATATTTCGGATTTGACAGCTTTGTTACGGCTATGCCTGATGTTAGCGGGTACTATGAAGCCGTAAGGAACGGAGCCCGGATTATCCTTATGGCGGACGATAATACCTTCCTTGCCCATAACCTCAAAAACGGGAAAATAGCTAATAACCAGCCCTGCACAGGCAGAATTTATGCGGAAATAGCCTCCAGATATCTGAAAGCCGATTCAAAGGACGTGCTTGTCGTTGGACTGGGGAAGGTAGGCTTTCCGGGAGCAGCGCATCTCGTAAATAAGGGTTTCAGGGTCTATGGATATGATTCTGACAAAGCTCTTTTAGAAAAAACTGTTTCTGACCTTGGAATTACTCTTTTTGAACCCGAAAACCCGAGAAAATTTTCCATTATTTTCGAGGCAACCCCCTGTGCGGATACGGTTCCCGAATTCGTAATTTCGGAGAACTGCGTAATTTCCACACCCGGAATCCCCTGCGCAATTTCCAGGGAGCTTCAAGAGAAGTATGGGGTGGAACTTGTAATGGAACCTCTCGGGATAGGAACAGCATCCATGCTGTATTCTGTCCTGTAA
- a CDS encoding polysaccharide deacetylase family protein: MSKAGFKYDTTFGYPDCAGFRNGMCHPFKPFNLNTGQQIDIVEIPLVIMDRSLFRDYMRLDFKKAWKFTKNLIDTVEQYNGIITILWHNTCMQGENLKFYEEILNYCSRKSAWITSGEEVCNWWNKNS, translated from the coding sequence TTGAGTAAAGCGGGGTTCAAGTACGATACCACGTTCGGGTATCCGGACTGTGCGGGCTTTAGAAACGGGATGTGTCATCCGTTCAAACCTTTTAATTTGAATACTGGACAACAGATTGATATTGTGGAAATCCCGCTTGTTATTATGGACCGTTCGCTTTTTAGAGACTACATGCGACTCGATTTTAAAAAAGCCTGGAAATTCACAAAAAATCTGATTGATACCGTTGAACAGTATAACGGCATAATTACAATCTTATGGCACAATACATGCATGCAAGGAGAAAACCTAAAATTTTATGAGGAAATTCTCAATTACTGTTCCAGGAAAAGTGCCTGGATTACGAGTGGGGAAGAAGTTTGCAACTGGTGGAACAAAAATTCCTGA
- a CDS encoding TfuA-related McrA-glycine thioamidation protein — protein MKARAVIFTGNSISHEDAKKILRANYQPPIRRFQLEKFVRQGYNVIGIIDGIFFDRAAVGHREILSALNAGVRVVGGASMGALRASELDTHGMVGVGKVYEWYRDGIIESDDEVAVSTNPDTFEPISVPLVNIRETLKAALDTGIVSEKEQDALLDLAINTYYPDRSYLGLTKEGAKKGLIPEEKRKQLLDFCLSSEVDVKRQDAVLVLETVKKLIEEA, from the coding sequence ATGAAAGCAAGAGCAGTTATCTTTACCGGTAACAGCATCAGCCATGAGGATGCAAAAAAAATCCTCAGGGCAAACTACCAGCCCCCAATACGCAGGTTCCAGCTGGAAAAATTCGTCCGGCAGGGGTATAACGTCATAGGGATTATAGACGGGATCTTCTTTGACCGGGCTGCAGTAGGGCACAGGGAGATCTTGTCTGCCCTTAATGCAGGAGTGAGAGTTGTCGGCGGAGCCAGCATGGGAGCCCTCAGGGCTTCTGAACTGGATACACACGGCATGGTAGGCGTTGGAAAGGTCTATGAATGGTACAGGGACGGGATTATCGAGTCCGATGACGAGGTGGCTGTAAGCACCAACCCTGATACCTTCGAACCCATCTCCGTGCCCCTAGTAAACATCAGGGAAACCCTTAAAGCTGCTCTCGATACCGGAATTGTAAGCGAAAAAGAACAAGACGCCCTTCTGGATCTTGCGATCAACACTTACTACCCTGACCGGAGCTATCTCGGGCTTACAAAGGAAGGGGCAAAAAAAGGGCTGATCCCGGAAGAAAAAAGAAAGCAGCTTCTTGATTTTTGCCTTAGCAGCGAAGTTGATGTAAAAAGACAGGACGCGGTTCTTGTGCTTGAAACCGTAAAAAAGCTTATTGAAGAGGCCTGA
- a CDS encoding ferritin, translating to MLNEKMEEALNEQINRELYSSYLYLSMAAYSSSIGLPGFAHWFKVQVKEETIHGMKIFNYVNMQGRRVRLKEIKEPPMEFGTPMEMFQKTLQHEQFITRSINDLVELALSEKDETTASFLQWYVEEQVEEEENDNEIIDKLKIVGENKDALSALDAELAKRLPPDDEE from the coding sequence ATGCTGAACGAAAAGATGGAAGAAGCGCTGAATGAACAGATTAACAGGGAACTGTACTCTTCTTACCTTTACCTTTCCATGGCGGCATACAGCTCGTCTATCGGACTGCCCGGGTTTGCCCACTGGTTTAAGGTACAGGTCAAAGAAGAGACCATTCACGGAATGAAGATCTTTAATTATGTCAACATGCAGGGGAGAAGGGTCAGATTAAAGGAAATTAAGGAGCCACCCATGGAGTTCGGGACACCGATGGAAATGTTCCAGAAGACCCTGCAACATGAGCAGTTCATTACCCGCTCAATCAATGACCTGGTAGAGCTTGCCCTTTCGGAAAAAGATGAAACAACGGCTTCCTTCCTGCAGTGGTATGTCGAAGAGCAGGTCGAAGAAGAAGAAAACGACAACGAGATAATTGATAAGCTGAAAATTGTCGGGGAAAACAAAGATGCTCTGTCAGCACTTGATGCCGAGCTGGCAAAGAGGCTCCCTCCCGATGATGAAGAATAA
- a CDS encoding DUF7490 domain-containing protein, with protein sequence MGKQRIKPIRILFLMSIIFLFASGSGCVRSFEEGSYYNIKDMDISADRAGTSFVDLNVTTYVEKYQGDTEKNSSLLLKVYSRESGLLETQERIELGALEKGETKAVSQSLNLPKTGGYNIRSVLFEGDTQKGIGEIDVYNLDFLPADVQDIGLEISEMDFRVRKVEDRKVLIESDIYLTNEGKKTSQDLRMLVKVRELDAGLLADKVWTLTGEIKPETTVIRSVNLTMPDQYNYAVEVLIWNNDTIVRRGEDYIQLNPKVEVKDKTSTETKKIQTSEFENVDDYEMIPEEKYAEEGATPGFSLFLAAVLLCSAAVLRRRFG encoded by the coding sequence TTGGGAAAACAGAGGATCAAGCCAATCCGGATATTGTTTTTGATGTCTATTATCTTCCTTTTTGCTTCTGGAAGCGGTTGCGTTCGGAGCTTTGAAGAGGGAAGCTACTACAACATCAAAGATATGGATATCTCAGCAGACCGTGCCGGGACTTCTTTTGTAGACCTTAATGTTACCACATATGTAGAAAAATATCAGGGGGATACGGAGAAAAATTCCTCTCTTCTTTTGAAAGTTTACAGCAGGGAAAGCGGGCTGCTTGAAACACAGGAAAGAATTGAATTGGGGGCGCTGGAAAAAGGGGAAACAAAAGCCGTAAGCCAGAGTCTGAACCTGCCAAAGACCGGAGGCTATAATATACGTTCCGTTCTCTTCGAAGGGGATACCCAGAAGGGCATCGGAGAAATCGATGTCTACAACCTTGATTTTCTGCCTGCGGATGTGCAGGACATAGGGCTTGAAATTTCCGAAATGGATTTCAGGGTCAGGAAAGTGGAAGACAGAAAAGTCCTCATTGAAAGTGACATCTATCTGACAAACGAGGGAAAGAAAACCAGTCAGGATCTCCGTATGCTTGTCAAGGTCCGGGAACTGGACGCGGGGCTACTTGCCGATAAGGTCTGGACCCTGACGGGAGAGATCAAGCCCGAAACAACAGTTATCCGGAGTGTTAACCTGACCATGCCTGACCAGTACAACTACGCTGTCGAAGTGCTGATCTGGAACAATGATACCATTGTAAGGCGCGGGGAAGATTATATCCAGCTTAACCCGAAAGTTGAGGTTAAAGATAAAACTTCCACGGAAACAAAGAAGATTCAGACCAGTGAGTTTGAAAACGTGGATGATTATGAAATGATCCCTGAAGAGAAATATGCCGAAGAAGGAGCAACTCCCGGGTTTAGCCTTTTCCTGGCAGCAGTCCTGCTCTGTTCGGCAGCGGTTCTAAGGAGGCGGTTTGGATGA
- the pylS gene encoding pyrrolysine--tRNA(Pyl) ligase → MDKKPLDTLISTTGLWMSRTGMIHKIKHHEVSRSKIYVEMACGERLVVNNSRSSRTARALRHHKYRKTCRHCRVSDEDINNFLTKTSEEKTTVKVKVVSTPRVRKAMPKSIARAPKPLEATTQAPLSGIQPAPASPVSAPTQASASATCSASAAPAAAHEMKKSAAVPAAPVPASAPALTKSQLDRLEGLLSPMDKISLDSGKSFRELESELLSRRKKDLQRTYAEDRENYLGKLEREITKFFVDRGFLEIKSPILIPAEYVERMGINSDTELSKQVFRIDKNLCLRPMLAPNLYNYLRKLDRVLPDPIKIFEIGPCYRKESDGKEHLEEFTMLNFCQMGSGCTRENLEAIITEFLDYMGVDFEIIGDSCMVYGDTLDIMHGDLELSSAVVGPVPLDREWGIDKPWIGAGFGLERLLKVMHDFKNIKRAARSESYYNGISTNL, encoded by the coding sequence ATGGATAAAAAACCACTAGACACTCTGATATCTACAACCGGGCTCTGGATGTCCAGAACCGGAATGATTCACAAAATCAAGCACCATGAAGTTTCAAGAAGCAAGATATATGTCGAAATGGCATGTGGAGAAAGGCTCGTTGTAAATAATTCCCGGAGCAGTAGGACCGCAAGAGCGCTCAGGCACCACAAATACAGGAAGACCTGCAGGCACTGCAGGGTTTCGGACGAGGATATTAACAACTTTCTCACAAAGACCAGCGAAGAGAAGACCACCGTGAAAGTCAAGGTTGTTTCCACTCCCAGAGTCAGGAAAGCAATGCCGAAATCCATTGCCAGAGCTCCAAAACCACTTGAAGCCACAACACAGGCTCCGCTTTCCGGGATACAACCTGCACCCGCATCTCCGGTTTCTGCACCGACACAGGCTTCCGCATCAGCAACATGCTCGGCTTCGGCAGCACCTGCAGCAGCACATGAAATGAAAAAATCTGCTGCGGTACCGGCTGCCCCTGTTCCTGCGAGTGCTCCTGCGCTTACAAAGAGCCAGCTTGACAGGCTTGAAGGGCTGTTAAGTCCGATGGATAAGATTTCCCTGGATTCCGGGAAGTCTTTCAGGGAGCTTGAGTCCGAACTGCTTTCCCGGAGAAAAAAAGACCTGCAGCGGACCTATGCCGAAGACAGGGAAAATTACCTGGGAAAACTCGAACGCGAGATCACGAAATTCTTTGTGGACAGGGGTTTTCTGGAGATAAAGTCCCCGATTCTGATCCCTGCGGAATACGTGGAGAGAATGGGCATCAACAGTGACACGGAGCTTTCAAAGCAGGTCTTCAGAATCGACAAAAATCTCTGCTTAAGGCCGATGCTTGCCCCGAACCTCTACAACTACCTGCGCAAGCTTGACAGAGTCCTGCCTGACCCGATAAAAATCTTCGAGATCGGGCCCTGTTACAGAAAAGAATCGGACGGCAAAGAACACCTGGAAGAGTTTACCATGCTGAACTTCTGCCAGATGGGCTCAGGCTGCACGCGGGAAAACCTTGAAGCCATAATTACGGAGTTCCTTGACTACATGGGGGTAGACTTTGAGATTATAGGGGATTCCTGCATGGTCTACGGCGATACGCTTGATATCATGCACGGCGACCTTGAACTTTCCTCTGCGGTTGTAGGCCCCGTCCCTCTTGACCGGGAATGGGGAATTGACAAGCCCTGGATAGGAGCCGGTTTCGGGCTTGAACGCCTGCTGAAGGTTATGCACGACTTTAAAAATATCAAAAGGGCCGCAAGGTCCGAATCTTACTATAACGGAATTTCCACAAACCTCTGA
- the pylC gene encoding 3-methylornithine--L-lysine ligase PylC, whose product MKTICLIGGKLQGFEAAYLSKKAGMKVVVIDKNPQALIRNYADEFHCFDVIKEPEKLLGISKNVDAVLPVNENLECIEFLSSVKEKFSCPVLFDFEAYRISRDKKKSKEYFASIGVPTPQDKPSRPPYFVKPPCESSSVGARIIYDEEELGTLEQGMLVEEYVEGEVVSLEVIGDGTRFAVVKETLVHIDGTYDCHMVTPLPPDPSFREISHSLAANLPLKGIMDVEAISGPPGLKIIEIDARFPSQTPTAVYYSSGVNLIELLFCAFGEGVEETGTLPEDRYCIYEHLMLAENGALVPVGEQVLSMGNDYGKYYEEPGIEIFLCKGKDPVFTLVFWGKDREEAENKKKTGLLILKNRVGAAV is encoded by the coding sequence TTGAAAACCATCTGCCTTATAGGCGGGAAACTCCAGGGCTTCGAAGCGGCTTACCTGTCTAAGAAAGCCGGAATGAAAGTAGTTGTGATCGATAAAAATCCACAGGCCCTTATAAGGAACTATGCCGATGAGTTCCACTGTTTTGATGTAATAAAAGAGCCGGAAAAACTCCTCGGGATCTCAAAAAACGTTGATGCCGTACTTCCGGTAAATGAAAACCTTGAATGTATAGAATTCCTGAGTTCCGTAAAAGAGAAATTCTCCTGCCCTGTCCTCTTTGATTTCGAAGCTTACCGGATAAGCAGGGACAAGAAAAAATCAAAAGAATACTTTGCATCCATAGGAGTCCCAACCCCCCAAGACAAACCTAGCAGGCCGCCTTATTTTGTAAAGCCGCCCTGTGAAAGTAGCAGTGTGGGAGCCAGGATCATTTACGACGAAGAGGAGCTCGGAACACTCGAGCAGGGCATGCTTGTCGAAGAGTATGTGGAAGGGGAAGTGGTTTCCCTTGAAGTCATCGGAGATGGGACCCGTTTTGCTGTTGTAAAGGAAACGCTTGTACACATTGACGGAACCTACGACTGCCACATGGTAACCCCTCTTCCTCCTGACCCTTCCTTCAGGGAGATATCCCATTCCCTTGCAGCAAACCTGCCCTTAAAAGGAATCATGGACGTGGAAGCAATTTCCGGCCCCCCTGGATTGAAAATAATCGAAATCGATGCCCGCTTCCCGAGCCAGACTCCAACTGCAGTCTACTATTCTTCGGGAGTTAACCTTATAGAACTCCTGTTCTGCGCCTTCGGAGAAGGTGTTGAAGAGACCGGAACCCTTCCTGAAGACAGGTACTGCATTTACGAACACCTCATGCTTGCAGAAAACGGAGCCCTCGTCCCTGTGGGAGAACAGGTACTTTCCATGGGAAACGATTACGGCAAATATTATGAGGAGCCCGGCATTGAAATCTTCCTGTGTAAAGGAAAAGACCCCGTGTTTACCCTGGTTTTCTGGGGCAAAGATAGGGAAGAAGCTGAGAATAAAAAGAAAACAGGGCTCTTGATCCTGAAAAACCGCGTAGGGGCGGCTGTGTAA
- a CDS encoding radical SAM protein: MKSRIVYGPILSRRLGRSLGVDVIKNTGSKKNCNYDCIYCQLGHVESKLGCPEDVKEPVTPEEVSESFRNFHKDIEGLDYVTFSGTCEPSLNLSLGEMIRDVREIGGIPVCVITNSSLVGREDVRENLAQADLVVATLVSGNKNTWRKIHRPAPGITLKGIIEGLRELAKAGTGKKLALEVMFLESETGKPLNSTDEEVGGLITTIRYICPDEIEILTVSRPPAEKWVKPVSEARLREIAKCFVSEFGDEKVRLVLKGKNKRARVLHREPDEEVYALLLRRPCTFEQIWQGLNMDPENLSPVLEKLLGESKIEKVDSETGEYYRTK; this comes from the coding sequence ATGAAATCAAGAATCGTTTACGGGCCAATTCTTTCAAGAAGGCTCGGAAGATCTCTCGGGGTCGATGTGATTAAAAACACCGGCTCGAAAAAAAACTGTAACTATGATTGCATTTACTGTCAGCTCGGGCACGTTGAATCAAAGCTCGGATGTCCTGAAGATGTAAAGGAACCGGTAACTCCGGAAGAAGTCTCAGAAAGCTTCCGGAATTTCCATAAAGACATCGAGGGTCTGGACTATGTCACTTTCTCAGGGACATGCGAACCTTCTCTGAACCTTTCTCTGGGGGAGATGATCCGGGATGTCAGGGAGATAGGGGGAATCCCTGTCTGTGTCATCACGAATTCTTCTCTTGTGGGAAGGGAAGACGTCCGGGAGAATCTGGCTCAGGCGGACCTTGTTGTTGCTACTCTGGTTTCGGGAAATAAAAATACCTGGAGAAAGATCCATAGACCTGCTCCCGGCATAACCCTGAAGGGAATAATCGAGGGCTTGCGGGAACTTGCAAAAGCAGGGACCGGAAAAAAGCTTGCACTTGAGGTCATGTTTCTTGAGAGTGAAACCGGGAAGCCTCTGAACAGTACTGATGAAGAGGTCGGGGGCCTGATAACAACAATCAGGTACATATGCCCTGACGAGATTGAAATTCTTACAGTCAGCCGTCCTCCCGCGGAAAAATGGGTAAAACCGGTCTCTGAGGCACGGTTAAGGGAAATTGCGAAGTGCTTTGTTTCGGAGTTTGGGGACGAAAAAGTAAGGCTGGTTTTAAAAGGAAAAAACAAGAGGGCAAGGGTTTTACACCGGGAGCCGGATGAAGAGGTCTATGCCCTTCTCCTCAGGAGGCCCTGTACCTTCGAACAGATCTGGCAGGGCCTGAACATGGACCCTGAAAACCTTAGCCCTGTCCTCGAAAAATTGCTTGGTGAAAGCAAAATAGAGAAAGTAGACTCGGAAACCGGGGAGTACTACAGAACAAAGTAA
- a CDS encoding universal stress protein has product MKSKLYRKILLATDDSESARKAADAALELAHLSGAKIYAVYVIDRSIYSSVPEDLEWEEAMYTRFRELGEEAVSYMEKAAKDTDLQVESVLLEGHPAEEIVNFAEKNGMDLIIIGSLGKSKVERFLIGSISEKVIRNSKVPVLVVHWKRP; this is encoded by the coding sequence ATGAAGAGCAAACTCTATAGAAAAATTCTGCTTGCAACCGATGACTCCGAAAGTGCCAGAAAAGCTGCAGATGCCGCGCTTGAGCTTGCTCACCTGAGCGGAGCGAAAATTTATGCTGTCTATGTTATCGACAGATCGATTTATTCTTCGGTTCCTGAAGATCTGGAGTGGGAAGAGGCAATGTATACCCGGTTCAGGGAACTGGGAGAAGAAGCCGTTTCTTATATGGAAAAAGCTGCAAAAGATACTGACTTGCAGGTAGAATCCGTCCTTCTCGAAGGACATCCCGCAGAAGAAATTGTCAATTTTGCAGAAAAGAACGGAATGGACCTGATTATCATTGGCTCGCTTGGAAAAAGCAAAGTCGAACGCTTCCTGATAGGCAGCATATCCGAAAAAGTGATCAGGAACTCAAAAGTCCCGGTACTTGTCGTACACTGGAAAAGACCGTAA
- the pylB gene encoding methylornithine synthase PylB, with the protein MIKKMATEDLDRFGEKIIEGFQLSDEDLRGLLSLESEEELEKLYYVARKVRNQYFGNRVFLNCFIYFSTYCRNQCSFCYYNCKNEINRYRLTQEEIKETCKTLKGAGFHMIDLTMGEDPYYYEEPDRFVELVQMVKDELGLPIMISPGVMDNATLLKAREKGANFFALYQETYDQELYEKLRLGQSFEGRYNARRFAKEQGYCIEDGILTGVGNDIESTIKSLRGMKSNDPDMVRVMTFLPQEGTPLEGFKENSNLSELKIIAILRLMFPKCLIPASLDLEGIDGMVHRLNAGANIVTSILPSDSKLEGVANYDRGLEERDRDIKSVIKRLEGMGMEPAPQAEFETVLGC; encoded by the coding sequence TTGATCAAAAAAATGGCAACCGAGGACCTTGACAGGTTCGGAGAGAAAATCATTGAAGGCTTTCAATTGTCTGACGAGGACCTGAGGGGGCTTCTCTCCCTTGAATCCGAAGAAGAGCTGGAAAAGCTGTACTATGTAGCCCGAAAGGTCAGAAACCAATATTTCGGCAACCGGGTATTTCTTAACTGCTTTATCTATTTTTCTACGTACTGTAGAAACCAGTGCTCTTTTTGCTACTATAACTGTAAAAATGAAATCAACCGCTACCGTCTGACCCAAGAGGAAATAAAAGAGACCTGCAAAACCTTAAAAGGAGCAGGTTTTCACATGATCGACCTTACCATGGGAGAGGACCCGTACTACTATGAGGAACCTGACCGCTTCGTTGAGCTTGTCCAGATGGTAAAGGACGAGCTTGGACTTCCCATTATGATTTCCCCGGGAGTGATGGACAACGCTACCCTCCTCAAAGCCAGGGAAAAAGGAGCAAATTTCTTCGCCCTGTACCAGGAAACATATGACCAGGAACTTTACGAAAAACTCCGGTTAGGCCAGTCCTTCGAAGGGAGATATAATGCCCGCCGCTTTGCAAAGGAGCAGGGATACTGTATAGAAGACGGGATTCTTACGGGTGTTGGAAACGATATTGAATCAACAATCAAGTCCCTGAGGGGAATGAAATCGAACGACCCTGATATGGTCAGAGTCATGACGTTCCTGCCCCAGGAAGGGACCCCGCTTGAAGGTTTCAAGGAGAACTCAAACCTTTCGGAACTGAAAATAATTGCAATCCTCAGGTTAATGTTCCCTAAATGCCTGATTCCGGCATCCCTTGACCTCGAAGGAATCGACGGCATGGTTCACCGCTTAAATGCAGGTGCAAACATTGTCACTTCCATCCTCCCCTCGGATTCAAAGTTAGAAGGTGTTGCCAACTATGACCGCGGCCTTGAAGAGAGGGATAGGGATATAAAAAGCGTAATCAAAAGGCTTGAAGGCATGGGGATGGAACCTGCTCCGCAGGCAGAATTCGAAACTGTCCTGGGGTGCTAG
- a CDS encoding DUF134 domain-containing protein produces MRPRKRRIVDFEHSARQFRPFGPESEIPEEVLLTIDELEVMRLSFLENLSQGEAALRMEIHQSTFQRALKKALEKVTDALVHGKAIRIEGGDYRMPRGDGTGPAGQGPVGGGRNRGQGKGRGGRFGGPDGNCVCPACGYETPHKPGVSCSQVKCEKCGSSMVRK; encoded by the coding sequence ATGCGCCCTAGAAAAAGAAGGATAGTGGATTTCGAACATTCGGCAAGGCAGTTCAGACCTTTCGGTCCCGAAAGTGAAATTCCCGAAGAGGTTCTGCTAACTATCGATGAACTTGAGGTCATGAGGCTCAGCTTTCTGGAAAATCTTTCTCAGGGCGAAGCTGCGCTTCGTATGGAGATCCACCAGTCCACTTTTCAGAGGGCTCTGAAAAAAGCACTTGAAAAAGTAACCGATGCGCTTGTCCATGGAAAAGCAATACGGATCGAAGGAGGAGATTACAGAATGCCAAGAGGAGACGGAACAGGTCCTGCAGGCCAGGGCCCGGTTGGCGGTGGAAGAAACCGTGGACAGGGCAAGGGCCGGGGTGGACGGTTCGGCGGACCTGATGGAAATTGTGTATGTCCTGCCTGCGGGTATGAAACTCCCCATAAGCCGGGAGTCTCCTGTAGCCAGGTGAAATGCGAGAAATGCGGAAGCTCAATGGTCAGGAAGTAA
- a CDS encoding DUF5320 domain-containing protein, with product MPHGDRTGPMGQGSKTGRAMGYCSGSDEPGYKTVTPVGAGRRAGRGMNRKAGCGAGRGLGHRRTPGSGKSGQFASRGEYSGYYYPAPSQTGAESDIDFLEDRIKALKQELDKLTENLKNFQSQENDKKE from the coding sequence ATGCCACATGGAGATAGAACAGGTCCGATGGGCCAGGGATCAAAGACAGGAAGAGCTATGGGTTACTGCTCGGGCAGTGACGAGCCGGGCTATAAGACGGTTACTCCTGTAGGAGCTGGCCGCAGGGCCGGACGCGGTATGAACCGAAAAGCAGGTTGCGGAGCAGGTCGGGGTTTAGGACACAGGCGAACTCCCGGTTCCGGAAAAAGTGGGCAGTTTGCTTCCCGGGGTGAGTACTCTGGATATTACTATCCTGCACCTTCTCAGACAGGGGCAGAATCGGATATAGATTTCCTTGAGGACCGAATAAAGGCTCTGAAACAGGAGCTTGATAAATTAACGGAAAATTTGAAGAACTTCCAGTCCCAGGAAAACGATAAAAAGGAATGA
- a CDS encoding polysaccharide deacetylase family protein, protein MYEKLKENTELWDLFTKKEEYNLTFSDQYNRFPYYLSRHKNIFEPRVSKFLIANGLQPEYPDEKKFAVCLTHDIDMVYPDKLYPILGSLKALARRDLTEAMKTPFCRVNRKWNPYWNFKEIMKLEAKYDAKSSFYFLVLNPEETDFNYNIRGLESELGFISDSGWEVGLHGGHESYNSLEDLKEKKVGLRKSWVKEL, encoded by the coding sequence ATGTACGAGAAATTAAAAGAAAATACCGAACTCTGGGACCTCTTTACTAAAAAAGAAGAGTACAATTTGACCTTTTCCGACCAGTACAATAGATTTCCTTATTATTTAAGCAGGCACAAAAATATTTTTGAGCCGAGAGTTTCCAAATTTCTGATAGCAAACGGACTGCAACCTGAGTATCCGGACGAAAAAAAATTCGCCGTCTGCCTTACGCACGACATTGACATGGTTTACCCGGATAAACTGTATCCAATACTCGGATCTCTTAAAGCCCTTGCCCGAAGGGACCTGACTGAGGCGATGAAAACCCCTTTTTGCAGAGTTAACAGGAAATGGAATCCATACTGGAACTTCAAGGAGATAATGAAACTGGAAGCCAAATATGATGCAAAATCCAGTTTTTATTTTCTGGTTCTGAACCCCGAAGAGACAGACTTCAATTATAACATTAGAGGCCTTGAATCGGAACTGGGCTTTATATCAGATAGCGGGTGGGAAGTCGGCCTGCATGGCGGGCACGAATCCTACAACAGCCTTGAAGACCTAAAAGAAAAAAAAGTCGGCTTGAGGAAGTCCTGGGTAAAAGAATTATAG